A single Heterodontus francisci isolate sHetFra1 chromosome 11, sHetFra1.hap1, whole genome shotgun sequence DNA region contains:
- the polr2h gene encoding DNA-directed RNA polymerases I, II, and III subunit RPABC3 produces MAGILFEDIFDVKDIDPEGIKFDRVSRLHCESESFKMDLILDVNIQIYPVELGDKFRLVIASTLYEDGTPDDGEYNPTDDRPSRADQFEYVMYGKVYRIEGDESSTEAATRLSAYVSYGGLLMRLQGDANNLHGFEVDSRVYLLMKKLAF; encoded by the exons ATGGCGGGGATTTTATTTGAGGATATTTTTGATGTGAAAGATATTGACCCGGAAGGTATAAAATTTGACAGAG TTTCACGCCTACACTGTGAGAGTGAATCCTTTAAAATGGACCTGATACTTGATGTAAACATTCAGATTTACCCTGTTGAACTTG GTGACAAGTTTCGACTTGTAATAGCAAGTACTTTGTATGAAGATGGAACCCCAGACGATGGAGAATACAACCCCACAGATGACCGGCCATCAAG GGCTGACCAATTTGAGTATGTTATGTATGGAAAAGTTTATAGAATAGAAGGTGACGAGAGCTCGACTGAAGCAGCCACCAGACT ATCGGCCTATGTATCCTATGGAGGTCTACTTATGAGGCTTCAAGGGGATGCAAATAATTTACATGGCTTTGAGGTGGATTCCAGAGT